DNA from Acetobacter aceti NBRC 14818:
AAGCTGTTTGCTTCTCCCTTGGCGCGTTGTCGTATTCCCGCTCAATGGGTGGCTGCGCGTACGCAGTGTGAATTGCGTTTGGATGAGCGCCTGAGAGAAATCAGTTTTGGGGAGTGGGAAATGTATCCCTGGGACGCTATTCCGCGCAACGCCCTTGATGAATGGGCTGCGGATTTACTGGAGTTCGCTCCACCCGCAGGTGAAAGCGGTCAGGAACTGATCGCTCGGGTCACGAATTTTTGGAACGAGTGTGAGGCTGGTCCATCGTGCGCAATCCTCTCGCATGGCGGACCTTTGCGCGTTCTGGAGGCTCTTGTTGCCGGAAAGAATGTCGATCTGAGTGTGCCTGCGATGCCCTTGGGTATGGTGAAGTTAATCCCATAGATCGCTTTGTTCAGTTCAGGGTAAGGCCCGCAGAGTAGAATTTTAATAAGAGCTGTATTTTTCGGTTTTTTTGAAAATATTATAAATATTCATGGCGTTTTATCCGGCCTGCGCGGTCAGGGTGACAAGCACAGCAAGCTCCGC
Protein-coding regions in this window:
- a CDS encoding histidine phosphatase family protein, producing the protein MVIRCLARHPPVEAPQGICYGQADVALAVGWEDFASQLAASLRKTGIRKLFASPLARCRIPAQWVAARTQCELRLDERLREISFGEWEMYPWDAIPRNALDEWAADLLEFAPPAGESGQELIARVTNFWNECEAGPSCAILSHGGPLRVLEALVAGKNVDLSVPAMPLGMVKLIP